In Glycine max cultivar Williams 82 chromosome 7, Glycine_max_v4.0, whole genome shotgun sequence, a single window of DNA contains:
- the LOC100816863 gene encoding protein DETOXIFICATION 16 gives MALWKEEAKKQLWLAGPMVFVSVFQYSLQVISLVFVGHLDELLLASTSLATSFVNATGFNVLMGMSSALDTFCGQAYGAKQFHMLGVHTQGAMLVLTLVTIPLSIIWVFLGPILVALHQDKEIAAHAQLYARYLIPSLSANGLLRCITKFLQTQNIVFPMVLATGLTSFLHFFLCWVLVQKVGLGIKGSAIAICISNWFNTIILALYIKLSPSCKTTWTGFSKESLHNIPKFLKLAFPSTLMVCLESWTFEIMVLLSGALPDAKLQTSMLSICLNTSGIFWMIPFGISAAGSTRISNELGAGSPKAAYLAVKVTMFLASAVGILEFASLMILWRVWGRVFTNVHEVVKYVTSMMPLVASSTFIDSIQTAFQGVARGCGWQKLGAYVNLGSYYFLGVPFSVVSAFVFHMKGQGLFLGILIALTVQVVCFLLVTLRANWEKEAKKAAKRVGGDGVQLGDLPCDQNANTA, from the exons ATGGCCTTATGGAAAGAGGAAGCCAAGAAGCAACTATGGCTGGCAGGGCCAATGGTATTTGTTAGTGTGTTTCAGTATAGTTTACAAGTGATATCTCTCGTGTTTGTAGGCCATTTGGATGAGTTGCTTCTGGCTAGTACTTCTTTGGCTACATCATTTGTCAATGCTACTGGTTTCAACGTGTTG ATGGGTATGTCAAGCGCACTAGACACATTTTGTGGTCAAGCATATGGAGCAAAGCAGTTTCACATGCTTGGTGTACACACCCAAGGTGCCATGTTGGTTCTCACCCTTGTTACCATACCCCTCTCCATTATTTGGGTATTCTTAGGGCCTATTCTAGTTGCTCTCcatcaagacaaagaaattgcTGCACATGCTCAACTATATGCCAGATACTTGATCCCAAGCCTTTCGGCCAATGGTCTTCTTCGGTGCATTACTAAGTTCCTACAAACCCAAAACATAGTCTTTCCTATGGTGCTAGCCACTGGACTTACTAGCTTCTTACACTTCTTTCTGTGTTGGGTTTTGGTTCAAAAAGTTGGGCTTGGCATCAAAGGATCTGCCATTGCAATTTGCATTTCTAATTGGTTTAACACCATAATACTTGCTCTTTATATAAAGCTCTCCCCTTCGTGCAAAACAACTTGGACTGGTTTCTCAAAGGAATCATTGCATAACATCCCTAAATTTCTCAAACTTGCTTTTCCTTCAACACTCATGGTGTG CTTAGAATCATGGACGTTTGAAATAATGGTGCTTCTGTCTGGTGCTCTTCCTGATGCGAAATTGCAAACTTCGATGCTTTCGATATG CCTTAACACATCTGGTATATTTTGGATGATACCATTTGGAATTAGTGCTGCTGGAAG TACAAGGATCTCAAATGAATTAGGGGCTGGTAGTCCAAAAGCTGCATATTTAGCAGTTAAAGTCACCATGTTCTTGGCCTCTGCAGTGGGGATTTTAGAATTTGCTTCCCTTATGATATTATGGAGAGTTTGGGGCCGTGTTTTTACCAATGTACATGAAGTGGTCAAATATGTGACTTCCATGATGCCACTTGTTGCTAGCTCTACCTTTATAGATTCAATCCAAACAGCATTTCAAG GTGTTGCCAGAGGATGTGGTTGGCAGAAACTTGGTGCATATGTCAATCTAGggtcatattattttttgggagtTCCTTTTTCCGTTGTGTCAGCTTTTGTCTTCCACATGAAAGGACAG GGGCTATTTTTAGGGATCCTAATAGCACTTACTGTGCAAGTGGTGTGTTTCCTTCTGGTCACCTTACGCGCCAATTGGGAGAAAGAA GCAAAAAAGGCAGCAAAAAGAGTAGGAGGCGATGGAGTCCAACTTGGGGACCTTCCGTGTGACCAAAATGCCAATACTGCTTGA